The following are from one region of the Candidatus Deferrimicrobium borealis genome:
- the gspK gene encoding type II secretion system minor pseudopilin GspK, which yields MTRRRDNEKGIALLVTLLILVLVVALVHEVFRIGTQSAQSGAYGRDSIRCILLAEGGTGAARIVLRIDARDNQYDTLDEIWSRSALPISLEDAEVRVTIEDEERKIDLNRIMLPNGNAPDDRRLAVFQRLLDTLGIDRAVADAVVDWLDNDENPRVGGAESSHYLGLPSPYRAKNDLFDTIGELRLVRGVTGEVFEKLLPFVTVSSSGMVNLNTAPKEVLMSLSSGADLTAAGAIDAETADEILRYRKDHPFTTASQIGNVSPFLQDLYARTLIRNLVDVKSTYFHVRSSADAGGTVRTIDAIGIRVANEIQWRFWRIE from the coding sequence GTGACCCGGCGGCGCGATAACGAGAAGGGGATCGCCCTCCTCGTCACCCTCCTGATCCTGGTGCTCGTCGTCGCCCTCGTCCACGAGGTCTTCCGCATCGGGACGCAGTCGGCCCAGTCCGGCGCGTACGGGAGGGATTCCATCCGGTGCATCCTGCTGGCCGAAGGCGGGACCGGCGCGGCCCGGATCGTCCTGCGGATCGACGCGCGGGACAACCAGTACGACACCCTCGACGAGATCTGGTCGCGGTCGGCCCTGCCGATCTCCCTGGAGGACGCCGAAGTCCGGGTCACCATCGAGGACGAGGAACGGAAGATCGACCTGAACCGCATCATGCTGCCGAACGGGAACGCGCCGGACGATCGGCGCCTCGCCGTCTTCCAGCGCCTCCTCGACACCCTCGGGATCGACCGGGCCGTCGCGGACGCCGTCGTCGACTGGCTGGACAACGACGAGAATCCCCGCGTCGGCGGGGCGGAGAGCTCGCACTACCTCGGCCTTCCGAGCCCGTACCGGGCGAAGAACGACCTGTTCGACACGATCGGGGAGCTGCGCCTGGTGCGCGGCGTGACCGGCGAGGTCTTCGAGAAACTGCTCCCCTTCGTGACCGTCTCCTCCTCCGGCATGGTGAACCTCAACACCGCGCCGAAGGAGGTGCTGATGTCGCTTTCGTCCGGGGCGGACCTGACGGCAGCCGGGGCGATCGACGCGGAGACCGCGGACGAGATCCTCCGATACCGGAAGGACCACCCGTTCACGACCGCGAGCCAGATCGGAAACGTCTCCCCGTTCCTGCAGGATCTGTACGCCCGGACCTTGATCAGGAACCTGGTGGATGTGAAGTCGACGTATTTCCACGTGCGCTCGTCCGCGGATGCCGGCGGGACCGTCCGGACGATCGACGCCATCGGCATCCGCGTCGCAAATGAGATACAATGGCGATTCTGGCGCATCGAGTAG
- the gspM gene encoding type II secretion system protein GspM has protein sequence MLREREKRVLAIGGAAAAVILILAFVLIPGVSRIKSQARAVAAAEADLAEVRKARPQIERIQKETGARAGIVRAAANVKDAPLSRITSALQEAGIPQAALNIKSGGTRDGELFREESFDIRIENLTYLEAVTTLQRLSAGSLPVAIRSASLKSRYDDPRYLDVTLRVGFLTPKS, from the coding sequence GTGCTTCGTGAGCGGGAGAAGCGCGTTCTCGCCATCGGCGGGGCCGCGGCCGCCGTTATCCTGATCCTCGCCTTCGTCCTGATCCCGGGCGTCTCGCGGATCAAGTCGCAGGCCCGCGCGGTCGCCGCGGCCGAGGCCGACCTCGCCGAGGTGCGCAAGGCGCGCCCCCAGATCGAGCGGATCCAGAAGGAAACCGGCGCCAGGGCGGGCATCGTCCGGGCCGCCGCCAACGTGAAGGACGCCCCCTTGTCGAGAATCACCTCCGCGCTCCAGGAGGCGGGGATTCCGCAGGCGGCGTTGAACATCAAGTCGGGCGGCACGCGCGACGGCGAACTGTTCCGCGAGGAGTCGTTCGACATCCGGATCGAGAACCTCACGTACCTCGAGGCCGTCACGACGCTGCAGCGGCTGTCGGCGGGATCGCTGCCGGTGGCGATCCGCTCCGCGTCCCTCAAAAGCCGCTACGACGACCCCCGCTACCTCGACGTGACCCTCCGTGTCGGATTCCTCACGCCGAAGTCCTGA